The DNA sequence TCGTTTTCTAAATATCCAAACGAGGTTCCAAACGTAGTACAGCTTTGCCATTTAGGACCAATTACTTTTAACTTTAAGTTGTCCTTTTCTAAACAACCAATACCATCTGGCCAGTTTCTGTTTTTTCCTTTGTTATTTACATAAACCTCTTGATTATTTTGGGCTCCATTGTTCATAAAGTCTGTAATCATCAATCTACATTGGTCGTAATAGTATTGAATTTCTGGCTTAAATACTTTAGGTTCTACTTGTGTATTATTTCCATCTCTTGTAAAAATTGGAATGTCATCAATCCATAAAAAGTCAGGTTGATATTTATCTTGGATTTCTTTCCATCGTGCCACATATTCATTAACAGCTTCTTTACTAAAACCAAAAGGGCCGTATAACGATTCCGCTTCAGGATTTCTTTTAATTTCTTCTAAAATATCATCTTGAGCTTTTGCGTGTACTTTATATTGTTGCTTGGTAAAAAAACTGGTATGACGTTCTCTGTGATAAGATGGAGCGTATTTTAAACCTTGGGCTTTAACCGCTTTTCCTAAATCTCCTACCAAATCTCGTTTAGGTCCTTTATCTACAGTGTTCCAAGGCGTTAAATCAGAATCCCAATTGGCCCAACCATCGTGATGTTCTGCTGTTAACACTACATATTTTGCTCCAACCTCAGCAAACAATTCTGCCCATTCCTCTGGATTCCATTTTTCTGCTTTAAACTCTGGGATGATGTCTTTATAACCAAATTCTGGTGGTGCTGCTCCCCAACGTTCTCTTAAATAAGGATAGTAGTAGGATGAATCTTTATAAATCAATTTAGGCGTATGCTCTGCATAACCTCTTCCTCCTTTGCGATGCCCTATAACACTATAAGGCCCCCAATGGATAAAGATTCCTATTTTACCATCGTTAAACCAATTGGGTACTGGCATTTTT is a window from the Pseudalgibacter alginicilyticus genome containing:
- a CDS encoding alpha-L-fucosidase, producing the protein MKTKFLFLTVIMSLILLACKSEVKKEEIVQLPYDGSWESLQKMPVPNWFNDGKIGIFIHWGPYSVIGHRKGGRGYAEHTPKLIYKDSSYYYPYLRERWGAAPPEFGYKDIIPEFKAEKWNPEEWAELFAEVGAKYVVLTAEHHDGWANWDSDLTPWNTVDKGPKRDLVGDLGKAVKAQGLKYAPSYHRERHTSFFTKQQYKVHAKAQDDILEEIKRNPEAESLYGPFGFSKEAVNEYVARWKEIQDKYQPDFLWIDDIPIFTRDGNNTQVEPKVFKPEIQYYYDQCRLMITDFMNNGAQNNQEVYVNNKGKNRNWPDGIGCLEKDNLKLKVIGPKWQSCTTFGTSFGYLENDTYKTVESVIHEMVEVISRNGNFLINIGPKADGTIVPEQEERLRAMGKWLATNGAAIYGTRYWKENHQKKGNLAFTTKGTTLYAIALDKPVNPILIEATKGWTNKEVKSVKLLGTDAEVSWNVTTNGLEIIPPSDLGKSEYAWSFEIETNTNQHTPNAIQNDASKALEGTKKVDLDGNH